In Nostoc sp. UHCC 0926, a single genomic region encodes these proteins:
- a CDS encoding sensor histidine kinase: MKKPLSSAPDYVDDIDRLQPYQVKLMQHQEEPTRQLVQKINQIIANSSAMALMVQDIAQLLGVAFQVDCCCLVSVTGETSDEVTTSNWCADEYLGLPHPEEMFSMEQLLMHSPVLQCAAEPLTIQDISIIQNSLVIGCQYLPLPIKAVLAIPTRFGGNNNGVISLIKFQPYDWSESEKQLLKEVESACAIAFSHVAQAQVIAHQQQYLQKSKQYQSLIKQLTILSRSNLELNQMLQLVIASTAESLQADRGLLILLKYTDPLFRTQAKKQIPKAKARVVGEWAKETQISRTTKPDSLDQSFLLSECGLCQRAFIDSAKPVIFDDYTEQNDTSLAAPLFAIEQLPAVLLVPLESQGKILGFLVLQQSVTRSWQAAELNLVEMVCAQVSNAIIQSQTLRQVQTLVDERTAKLQSSLELQAKLHERTRQYVEQLRKLNELKDEFLSNMSDRLRYPLTNMLMSIRNLRLPGIAPERQVRYMDILEQECTKEINLINDLLTLQKLESPHEAPQLETIDLNTRIQDIAASFQKKFLEKGLKISVDLPQESLKLQTELESFDRILQELLTNACKYTEHDTTVHLEAVHRVDQQIDQVIIKVTNTGRAISEEEATYIFDKFRRGKGRWTPGAGLGLALVKSLVQHLNGTIAVESLQISDSEQSEICFTLTLPQFCDESKP; encoded by the coding sequence ATGAAAAAACCTTTATCGTCGGCACCAGATTACGTAGATGACATAGATCGACTACAACCTTACCAAGTTAAGCTGATGCAGCATCAGGAAGAACCTACCCGCCAGTTGGTGCAAAAGATTAACCAAATCATTGCCAACAGTTCAGCGATGGCATTGATGGTGCAAGATATTGCCCAATTGCTAGGAGTTGCTTTTCAAGTAGATTGCTGCTGCTTGGTTTCAGTAACGGGTGAGACATCCGACGAAGTGACTACTAGTAATTGGTGTGCTGATGAGTATCTAGGGTTACCACACCCAGAAGAGATGTTTTCGATGGAACAGTTGCTTATGCACTCGCCTGTGCTGCAATGTGCTGCTGAACCATTGACTATTCAAGATATTTCCATCATTCAAAATAGTCTGGTAATTGGCTGTCAGTATTTGCCGCTACCGATAAAAGCCGTTTTGGCAATTCCCACCCGGTTTGGTGGCAATAATAATGGGGTGATTAGTCTGATTAAATTCCAACCCTATGATTGGAGCGAATCAGAAAAACAACTGCTAAAAGAGGTGGAGTCGGCTTGCGCGATCGCTTTTTCTCACGTAGCACAAGCCCAGGTAATTGCTCATCAACAACAATATCTGCAAAAGAGCAAGCAGTATCAAAGCTTGATCAAGCAACTAACCATACTGAGTCGCAGCAACTTGGAGCTTAATCAAATGCTCCAGTTAGTTATCGCTTCTACTGCCGAATCTCTACAGGCAGATCGGGGTTTGCTTATACTACTAAAATATACAGACCCATTATTTAGGACTCAAGCTAAAAAACAAATTCCTAAAGCGAAAGCTAGAGTGGTTGGTGAATGGGCTAAGGAAACACAAATTTCCCGGACTACTAAACCAGATAGCTTAGATCAGTCTTTCTTGCTTTCGGAGTGTGGTTTATGCCAGCGTGCCTTCATAGATTCTGCAAAACCAGTAATCTTCGATGATTATACAGAGCAAAATGATACTTCGTTAGCTGCTCCATTATTTGCAATAGAGCAATTGCCTGCGGTCTTATTAGTGCCATTAGAGAGTCAAGGTAAAATCTTAGGATTCTTGGTGCTACAGCAATCTGTTACTCGCAGTTGGCAAGCAGCAGAATTAAATCTTGTGGAAATGGTTTGTGCTCAAGTAAGTAACGCCATAATTCAGTCACAGACATTGCGCCAAGTGCAAACTTTGGTAGATGAGCGGACGGCGAAACTCCAGAGTAGTCTCGAACTCCAGGCAAAATTGCATGAAAGAACCCGGCAGTATGTTGAGCAACTGCGGAAACTCAACGAACTCAAAGATGAATTTTTGAGCAACATGAGCGATCGCTTGCGCTATCCTTTGACAAACATGCTGATGTCAATTCGTAACTTACGTTTGCCAGGAATCGCGCCAGAGCGTCAGGTTCGATACATGGATATCCTTGAGCAGGAATGCACAAAGGAAATCAACTTGATTAATGACTTGTTGACACTCCAGAAACTAGAGTCGCCTCATGAAGCTCCACAATTAGAAACTATAGATTTAAATACTAGAATCCAGGATATAGCAGCATCTTTTCAGAAAAAATTCCTAGAGAAGGGATTAAAGATTTCTGTAGATTTACCACAGGAGTCGCTAAAACTGCAAACTGAACTAGAGAGTTTTGACCGCATTCTCCAAGAGTTATTAACAAATGCTTGTAAATACACAGAGCATGATACCACCGTCCATTTGGAAGCTGTTCACCGAGTTGATCAACAAATCGATCAAGTTATCATAAAAGTGACCAATACAGGACGTGCCATCTCTGAAGAAGAAGCGACCTACATCTTTGACAAGTTCCGTCGTGGAAAAGGACGCTGGACTCCAGGGGCTGGCTTGGGACTTGCTCTAGTCAAGTCTTTAGTGCAGCATTTGAATGGAACGATCGCAGTTGAGAGTCTCCAAATCTCGGATTCTGAACAGAGCGAAATTTGCTTCACCCTGACTCTGCCCCAATTTTGTGACGAAAGCAAACCATAA
- a CDS encoding alr0857 family protein produces MLKLTYTESSFDLECFTLSLEEWVAQRVILSLRVGQSLCIEPSSASFLLPVDLPEVEVLKAEVKRDDREIMALCACDTQYMEVTLQGSWLSNSSKDAVGVFVTTMSDRAEFFLHKLWQEAQESSASVMSE; encoded by the coding sequence ATGCTGAAATTAACTTACACTGAAAGCAGCTTCGATTTGGAATGTTTCACTCTGTCGCTAGAAGAATGGGTAGCGCAGCGAGTGATTTTGTCCCTGCGAGTTGGGCAAAGTTTGTGCATTGAACCCAGTAGCGCTTCCTTTTTGCTTCCTGTTGATTTGCCAGAAGTAGAAGTGCTTAAAGCTGAGGTAAAAAGAGATGACAGAGAAATCATGGCTCTGTGTGCCTGCGATACCCAATATATGGAAGTCACTCTGCAAGGTTCTTGGCTATCAAATAGTTCTAAGGATGCTGTAGGTGTGTTTGTCACCACTATGAGCGATCGCGCTGAGTTCTTTTTGCACAAACTTTGGCAGGAAGCTCAAGAGAGCAGTGCTTCTGTCATGAGCGAATAA
- a CDS encoding ABC transporter substrate-binding protein, with product MKKISAALTFSIATLAIGFLVGACGDTSTPNGTANNGSTATPAADSTTTSSAKGLKIGSLLPTTGDLASVGQQMLGSVPLLVDTVNACGGVNGEPVTLVQVDDQTDPKAGAAGMTKLATLDKVAGVVGSFASSVSSAAVSIATPNKVMLVSPGSTSPVFTEKAQKGDFKGFWARTAPPDTYQALALAQLANQKGFKRISTVVINNDYGVGFEKAFVQTFEKLGGTIVNKDKPVRYDPKAQTFDTEAAAAFAGKPDAVLAVLYAETGSLFLKAAYQQGVAKGVQILLTDGVKSPTFPEQVGKGSDGKYILTGAIGTVPGSDGKALEAFNKLWKDKKGSAPGEYAPQTWDATALLTLAAQAAKENTGVGIASKIREVADGPGTQVTDVCEGLKLLKDGKKINYQGASGNVDVDANGDVVGVYDVWTVGDDGKIKVIGKVTPK from the coding sequence ATGAAAAAAATTAGCGCCGCCTTAACCTTCAGTATAGCTACCCTAGCAATTGGGTTCCTAGTTGGGGCTTGTGGTGATACTAGTACTCCCAATGGCACAGCTAACAATGGAAGTACCGCTACCCCAGCGGCAGATTCAACTACCACAAGCAGTGCTAAAGGGCTAAAAATTGGTTCCCTGCTACCGACAACAGGCGACTTGGCTTCTGTCGGACAACAGATGCTAGGTTCTGTCCCTTTACTTGTTGATACGGTCAACGCTTGCGGTGGGGTGAATGGTGAACCAGTGACCTTGGTGCAAGTAGACGACCAAACCGACCCCAAAGCTGGTGCTGCGGGTATGACCAAACTAGCAACTTTGGATAAGGTGGCAGGTGTAGTTGGTTCCTTTGCCAGTAGTGTTTCTAGTGCAGCAGTCTCCATTGCCACGCCGAATAAAGTCATGCTGGTTTCCCCTGGTAGTACCAGTCCCGTCTTTACTGAAAAGGCCCAAAAGGGTGACTTTAAAGGCTTTTGGGCGCGTACTGCTCCCCCCGATACTTACCAAGCACTGGCATTAGCCCAACTTGCCAATCAAAAAGGTTTCAAGCGAATTTCTACAGTCGTGATTAATAACGACTATGGCGTTGGCTTTGAAAAGGCATTTGTGCAAACTTTTGAAAAATTGGGTGGAACCATCGTTAATAAAGATAAGCCTGTTCGTTACGACCCGAAAGCGCAGACATTTGATACAGAAGCAGCTGCTGCATTTGCCGGTAAGCCAGATGCAGTGCTGGCCGTACTGTACGCTGAAACTGGCAGTCTGTTCTTGAAAGCCGCCTATCAGCAAGGCGTGGCTAAGGGAGTACAGATTCTGCTTACAGATGGTGTGAAATCACCTACTTTCCCAGAACAAGTTGGCAAAGGTAGTGACGGCAAGTATATCTTAACCGGAGCGATCGGTACAGTACCTGGTTCTGATGGTAAAGCACTAGAGGCTTTCAACAAGCTGTGGAAGGATAAAAAGGGTAGTGCACCAGGGGAATACGCTCCTCAAACTTGGGATGCGACTGCCTTATTGACGTTGGCAGCGCAAGCTGCTAAAGAAAATACAGGTGTTGGTATAGCCAGCAAAATCCGTGAAGTCGCTGATGGACCTGGCACACAAGTTACTGATGTCTGCGAGGGACTGAAGTTACTTAAAGATGGTAAGAAGATTAACTATCAAGGAGCCAGTGGCAACGTAGATGTTGATGCTAACGGCGATGTCGTCGGTGTATACGATGTTTGGACAGTAGGGGACGATGGCAAAATCAAAGTAATTGGCAAAGTTACCCCCAAGTAG
- the pds gene encoding 15-cis-phytoene desaturase — protein sequence MRVAIAGAGLAGLSCAKYLTDAGHTPIVLESRDVLGGLVAAWKDSDGDWYETGLHAFFGAYPNMLQMLKELGIEDRLQWKEHTLIFNQPDKPGTLSRFDVPDIPSPFNVIASILRNKDMLTWEQKIRFAVGLLPAVVRGQKYVEEMDKYSFLDWLKRQGVDERVTSDVFIAACKALTFINPDEVSATILLTALNRFLQERYGSKIAFLDGSPTERLCSPIVDYITERGGEVRLNAPLKEILLNADGTVKGYLIRGLNGAEDEVFTADVYVSAMSVDPLKVMLPKPWKLMEFFQKLEGLEGVPVINLHLWFDRKLTEIDHLLFSRSPLLSVYADMSNTCREYANPNRSMLELVLAPAKDWIAKSDEEIVAATLAELEKLFPDHFGGDNPATLLKSHVVKTPRSVYKATPGRQQYRPAQVTPIANFYLAGSYTMQRYLGSMEGAVLSGKLTAQAISEALPVANSSNLQTLTRPPATNAATA from the coding sequence ATGCGAGTAGCGATCGCGGGTGCTGGTCTAGCAGGACTTTCCTGCGCGAAATATCTCACGGACGCAGGTCACACTCCCATTGTCTTGGAAAGCCGGGACGTACTGGGTGGTCTGGTTGCGGCGTGGAAAGACTCTGACGGCGACTGGTACGAAACCGGGTTACACGCCTTCTTTGGGGCATATCCGAATATGCTCCAAATGCTTAAGGAGTTGGGCATTGAAGACAGACTCCAGTGGAAAGAGCATACACTGATTTTCAATCAACCAGACAAACCTGGGACACTCTCACGTTTTGATGTTCCAGATATTCCATCTCCTTTCAACGTCATTGCATCGATTCTTCGCAACAAAGACATGTTGACTTGGGAGCAGAAGATTCGGTTTGCAGTTGGACTACTTCCCGCAGTGGTTCGGGGTCAAAAGTATGTTGAAGAGATGGATAAATACAGCTTCTTAGATTGGTTGAAAAGGCAAGGTGTTGACGAGCGGGTAACTAGTGACGTTTTTATCGCCGCATGTAAAGCGCTCACCTTTATCAATCCTGATGAAGTTTCGGCAACGATTCTGTTAACTGCACTGAATCGCTTTCTGCAAGAACGATATGGCTCCAAGATTGCATTTTTGGATGGTTCTCCCACAGAACGTCTATGCAGCCCGATTGTAGATTACATCACAGAACGCGGTGGAGAAGTGCGGTTGAATGCCCCATTGAAAGAGATTTTGCTCAACGCCGATGGCACGGTGAAAGGATACTTGATTCGAGGGTTAAATGGGGCAGAAGATGAAGTTTTCACGGCTGATGTGTATGTATCTGCCATGTCGGTTGACCCATTGAAGGTCATGTTGCCTAAACCTTGGAAGCTTATGGAGTTTTTTCAAAAGCTAGAAGGCTTGGAAGGAGTACCAGTGATTAACCTGCATCTGTGGTTTGACCGGAAACTTACAGAAATTGATCACTTACTTTTTTCGCGATCGCCCCTCCTAAGCGTTTATGCTGATATGAGCAATACCTGCCGTGAATACGCCAACCCCAATCGCTCAATGCTGGAATTAGTTCTAGCTCCGGCAAAAGATTGGATTGCCAAATCCGATGAGGAGATTGTGGCTGCAACGCTTGCTGAATTGGAAAAACTCTTTCCCGACCACTTCGGGGGAGACAACCCAGCAACCTTGCTAAAATCTCATGTGGTGAAAACGCCGCGTTCAGTTTACAAAGCGACCCCTGGTCGTCAACAGTACCGTCCCGCACAAGTTACGCCCATTGCCAACTTCTATCTCGCCGGAAGTTATACCATGCAACGCTACTTAGGCAGTATGGAAGGTGCCGTACTTTCTGGTAAGCTGACAGCGCAGGCAATTTCTGAGGCTCTCCCGGTAGCAAATTCCTCAAACCTGCAAACGCTCACCCGACCGCCCGCAACGAATGCTGCAACTGCCTGA
- a CDS encoding glycoside hydrolase family 3 N-terminal domain-containing protein has protein sequence MPVSQELRRFGHHLILGISGTTLSDDDKRALNELRPIGVIFFAKNFLDGTPYKVWLESFKDLNSQIREYTERDSMFVTLDHEGGRVIRTPLPITRFPHALLLRSHAREVAKATSVELKSLGINLSWAPVADVFSHPNNPVIGPRAFGNTPDTATQGACDYYLGLRESGILGCAKHFPGHGDTSKDSHIELPILNLTLKDLRLRELIPFKALIELQIPLIMTVHILFPKIDADVPATLSEAILKTILREELGFEGVVVSDDLDMKAISDMFTKTGTVAQSFHAGCDLFIVSRNINSSSIERTYQIAEDFVDSLSKGSLDESVVEAARERIDKLLAVTPQYPIYALDKDILLQHAQLAIASSYS, from the coding sequence ATGCCAGTATCGCAGGAGCTAAGGCGCTTTGGACATCACCTGATTCTAGGTATTTCCGGCACTACATTAAGCGATGATGATAAACGTGCACTCAATGAATTGAGACCGATTGGGGTGATATTTTTTGCTAAAAACTTTCTGGATGGCACCCCCTATAAGGTTTGGCTGGAGAGCTTCAAGGATTTGAACAGCCAGATACGAGAATATACTGAACGTGATTCAATGTTTGTGACTCTAGATCATGAAGGAGGTCGTGTAATTCGTACACCACTGCCGATTACCCGATTTCCTCATGCCTTGTTGCTGCGATCGCACGCCCGTGAAGTAGCAAAAGCCACATCTGTAGAACTCAAATCACTGGGAATAAATTTATCGTGGGCACCTGTAGCAGATGTTTTTTCCCATCCCAACAACCCCGTGATTGGGCCTCGCGCCTTTGGTAACACTCCTGATACTGCTACTCAAGGTGCCTGTGACTACTATCTTGGACTTCGAGAGTCAGGAATTTTGGGATGCGCCAAGCACTTCCCTGGACATGGAGACACCAGCAAGGACTCTCATATCGAGCTACCAATACTTAATCTGACTCTAAAAGACCTGCGACTTCGAGAACTTATACCCTTCAAAGCGCTAATCGAATTACAGATTCCTTTGATTATGACTGTCCATATCTTATTTCCCAAGATAGATGCTGATGTACCAGCAACCCTTTCTGAGGCTATCCTCAAAACCATACTTAGAGAGGAACTTGGCTTTGAGGGAGTGGTTGTATCTGACGACTTGGATATGAAAGCTATCTCAGATATGTTTACTAAAACTGGTACTGTGGCGCAGTCATTTCATGCAGGCTGCGACTTGTTTATTGTCTCACGCAATATCAATTCATCATCTATTGAAAGAACCTATCAGATTGCTGAAGATTTTGTTGATTCCCTCAGCAAGGGTAGCTTAGACGAATCAGTAGTGGAAGCAGCCAGAGAAAGAATCGATAAACTACTGGCAGTAACACCGCAATATCCCATCTATGCTTTGGATAAAGATATACTATTGCAACATGCACAACTAGCGATCGCTAGTTCCTATTCATAA
- a CDS encoding phytanoyl-CoA dioxygenase family protein yields the protein MSISLFNNYLNRIYSKFYDICYENYKGLTKNPRWLLMRKIARFKTGRAMMIFFLKRSVKLYSSVLNESNCYFPDVNVDDVVNTLKTEGLYLGINLTQDIVKEIVEFAHSTVCYGNRKTNMGFFYHQKEQAETQSGKHFLIGSYFNTSLLCPAIKKLQNDPKLLAIATKYLDAQAVHQGNLLWWSFSGDITYRQKSQAAQLFHYDIDDYRFLKFFFYLTDVDDQSGPHICVRGSHNKKKPSHLWLRKRETDQDISDYYGSESLVNICGKAGFGFAEDPLCFHKGITPTHKDRLILQIEFARTDYGMQHDFRAASLLKYI from the coding sequence ATGTCTATAAGTTTATTCAATAATTATCTAAATAGAATTTATTCAAAATTTTATGATATTTGTTATGAAAATTACAAAGGATTGACTAAAAATCCTAGATGGCTTTTAATGCGTAAAATTGCTCGATTTAAAACTGGGCGGGCTATGATGATATTTTTCTTAAAACGTTCAGTTAAATTATATTCATCAGTACTCAATGAGAGCAATTGTTATTTTCCAGATGTGAATGTAGATGACGTTGTTAACACCCTAAAAACCGAAGGGTTATATTTAGGAATTAATTTAACCCAAGATATTGTTAAAGAAATAGTCGAATTTGCTCATTCAACAGTTTGTTATGGCAATAGAAAAACAAATATGGGGTTTTTTTATCATCAAAAGGAACAAGCAGAAACTCAGTCAGGAAAACATTTTCTTATCGGTAGTTATTTTAATACATCTTTGCTCTGCCCTGCTATAAAAAAACTTCAAAATGATCCAAAGTTATTGGCAATAGCTACTAAATATTTAGATGCTCAAGCAGTACATCAAGGGAATCTGCTGTGGTGGAGTTTTTCAGGTGACATAACATATCGTCAAAAAAGTCAAGCTGCTCAATTATTTCACTACGATATAGACGATTATCGTTTTCTGAAGTTTTTCTTTTATTTGACTGATGTAGATGATCAAAGCGGTCCTCATATCTGTGTTCGTGGTAGTCACAATAAGAAGAAGCCGTCACATCTTTGGCTACGTAAACGAGAGACAGATCAAGATATCAGCGATTATTATGGTTCTGAATCTTTAGTAAATATTTGTGGCAAAGCTGGTTTTGGATTTGCGGAAGATCCACTTTGTTTTCATAAAGGAATTACTCCTACTCATAAAGACCGTTTAATATTACAAATAGAATTTGCCCGAACTGACTATGGGATGCAGCACGACTTCCGAGCAGCTTCTCTACTGAAATATATTTAG
- the crtB gene encoding 15-cis-phytoene synthase CrtB: MLQLPDSPPRMKTLVSVDESYKLCRHLTAKYAKTFYLGTLLMSPVKRQSIWSIYAWCRRTDELVDGPASAITTPETLDLWEQQLESIFAGRPLENYDVALVDTLQRFPMDIQPFRDMIAGQRMDLYRSRYETFEDLYLYCYRVAGTVGLMSTAVMGVDSTIYTAPWRQNKQPYVPTEEAIALGIANQLTNILRDVGEDAKRGRIYIPLEDLAKFNYTEQDFFKGVVDERWRALMRFQIERARQFYTTSDQGITYLAPDARWPVWAASMLYGQILEVIERNNYDVFSRRAYVPQWKKLRTLPVAWMRSQVL, encoded by the coding sequence ATGCTGCAACTGCCTGATTCCCCCCCGCGCATGAAAACGCTGGTCTCTGTAGACGAGTCATACAAACTTTGTCGGCATCTCACAGCAAAGTATGCCAAGACTTTTTACCTGGGTACTTTGCTCATGAGTCCGGTAAAACGTCAATCTATTTGGTCAATTTACGCTTGGTGTCGCCGTACAGATGAATTGGTGGATGGGCCCGCATCTGCTATTACCACGCCAGAAACCCTAGACCTATGGGAACAGCAGCTGGAATCGATTTTTGCGGGACGACCATTAGAAAATTACGATGTCGCTTTAGTTGATACCCTCCAGCGCTTTCCGATGGACATTCAGCCCTTTCGGGATATGATTGCCGGTCAGCGCATGGACTTATATCGCAGTCGTTATGAAACTTTTGAGGACTTATACCTCTACTGTTACCGCGTTGCTGGCACTGTTGGCTTAATGTCAACAGCAGTTATGGGTGTGGATAGTACCATATACACCGCTCCGTGGCGTCAGAACAAACAACCTTATGTTCCCACAGAAGAAGCGATCGCTCTGGGAATTGCCAATCAACTCACCAACATCCTGCGGGATGTGGGAGAAGATGCCAAACGGGGACGGATCTACATTCCCCTTGAGGATTTGGCAAAATTCAACTACACCGAGCAAGACTTCTTCAAAGGTGTGGTAGATGAGCGTTGGCGGGCATTGATGCGCTTTCAAATTGAACGGGCCCGCCAATTCTATACTACGTCAGACCAGGGAATTACTTATCTAGCGCCGGATGCCCGTTGGCCCGTATGGGCAGCATCAATGTTGTACGGTCAGATTTTGGAGGTGATTGAACGCAACAATTACGATGTATTCAGTCGGCGGGCTTACGTTCCCCAGTGGAAAAAATTACGCACTTTGCCCGTAGCTTGGATGCGATCGCAAGTCCTTTGA
- a CDS encoding polysaccharide deacetylase family protein translates to MTDNYLKRQKIISFVAIASTITACSMAPGTSPQLGLNKPLSKSHTAQVQNHPVKGQINAQLSPSAKVENPTFTVPAKFQGKTVYQVHPRNNEKVIALSIDDGPWPKTTLQMLDILKQNDVKATFFWVGQALQANPDLAKREVAEGYAIGNHTWHHWYRRMDEATAKNEIDRTSDLIYKTTGVKTALFRPPGGFLNNGLAAYAKSQKDAVIMWSLTSADTDPHAKPQAFVNNVLKGAKPGSIVLMHDGGGDRRRTVEALPQIISGLKQQGYRFVTIPELLKMGQ, encoded by the coding sequence GTGACAGACAACTACCTCAAGCGACAAAAGATAATTAGTTTTGTCGCGATCGCCTCTACGATTACAGCTTGTAGTATGGCTCCAGGTACTTCCCCACAATTGGGGTTGAACAAGCCTTTAAGCAAAAGCCATACTGCACAGGTTCAAAATCATCCAGTAAAGGGCCAAATTAATGCCCAACTATCGCCATCAGCCAAAGTAGAAAACCCTACCTTTACAGTCCCAGCTAAATTTCAGGGAAAAACAGTTTATCAGGTGCATCCCAGGAACAACGAGAAGGTTATTGCTCTAAGCATTGATGATGGGCCCTGGCCAAAGACAACCTTACAAATGCTGGATATTCTCAAGCAAAATGATGTTAAAGCAACATTCTTTTGGGTAGGACAAGCCTTACAAGCAAATCCCGACCTAGCCAAGCGCGAAGTAGCTGAAGGATACGCTATTGGTAACCATACTTGGCATCATTGGTATCGGCGAATGGATGAAGCCACAGCCAAGAATGAAATTGATCGCACATCTGACTTGATATACAAAACTACAGGAGTGAAAACTGCTCTGTTTCGTCCTCCTGGAGGCTTTTTAAACAATGGACTAGCCGCTTACGCTAAAAGCCAGAAAGATGCTGTAATTATGTGGTCGCTAACTTCAGCTGATACTGACCCTCACGCGAAACCGCAAGCATTTGTAAATAATGTCTTGAAAGGCGCGAAACCAGGTTCTATTGTTTTGATGCATGACGGTGGTGGCGATCGCCGAAGAACTGTAGAAGCTTTGCCACAAATCATCAGCGGACTCAAACAGCAAGGCTACCGATTTGTGACAATTCCCGAACTTTTAAAAATGGGGCAATAA
- a CDS encoding SRPBCC family protein, producing MTKKQNTTQNLDFQSLSNDIILEGDLTTDAVALVAKVEIQIEKIAERQRQISAKVQIPQPVEQIWKVLTDYEALPDFLPNLAMSRLIEHPNGGIRLEQVGSQRLLNFNFWARVVLDLEECFPKEINFRMVEGDFKGFSGSWCLEPYSLGEYVGTNLCYTIQVWPKLTMPVGIIENRLSKDLRLNLLAIYQRVEELASKEPYVQ from the coding sequence GTGACTAAAAAACAGAACACAACACAGAACCTTGATTTCCAGTCTCTTAGTAATGACATCATCCTCGAAGGGGATTTGACTACTGATGCAGTCGCTTTGGTAGCTAAGGTAGAAATTCAAATTGAGAAAATAGCAGAGCGACAACGACAAATCAGCGCTAAAGTCCAAATTCCCCAACCAGTGGAACAGATATGGAAGGTTCTGACAGATTATGAAGCCTTACCTGACTTTCTCCCCAACCTCGCCATGAGTCGTCTAATCGAGCATCCCAATGGTGGAATTCGACTTGAGCAAGTAGGCTCCCAGCGCTTACTGAATTTCAACTTTTGGGCGCGGGTAGTTCTGGATTTGGAAGAATGCTTCCCCAAAGAAATTAATTTCCGCATGGTAGAGGGAGATTTTAAAGGCTTTTCTGGTAGCTGGTGTTTAGAGCCTTATTCCCTCGGTGAGTATGTAGGAACAAATCTTTGCTACACAATTCAAGTTTGGCCTAAACTCACTATGCCAGTGGGAATCATTGAAAACCGCCTGAGCAAAGACCTGCGGCTAAATCTTCTGGCTATTTACCAACGTGTAGAAGAGTTAGCCAGCAAAGAACCTTATGTTCAATAG
- a CDS encoding HNH endonuclease, whose translation MQVLEQSVVVFSQNYLPLCRINIKRAIVLLVTNKAQPLGFTTEGGWRVHSPSLVIDVPKHIRLTITSNERMWRVPPVNRREVLRRDYHSCQYCGSGKHLTLDHVMPRSRGGSHTWDNVVTACERCNSRKGDRTLFEAGMQLRTKPKAPIHPAISFAEQFWIDMQASLE comes from the coding sequence ATGCAAGTGTTAGAGCAATCTGTGGTGGTGTTTTCTCAAAATTACTTACCACTGTGTCGGATCAATATCAAGCGGGCGATTGTGCTGTTAGTAACCAACAAAGCTCAACCGCTGGGTTTTACCACAGAAGGCGGATGGCGAGTTCACTCACCCAGTTTGGTAATTGATGTGCCAAAACACATTCGCTTGACAATCACTTCTAATGAGCGGATGTGGAGAGTTCCGCCAGTCAATCGGCGGGAAGTGTTGCGGCGAGACTATCACAGTTGCCAATATTGCGGTAGCGGCAAACATCTAACGCTAGATCATGTGATGCCGCGATCAAGAGGCGGTTCTCATACTTGGGATAACGTAGTCACAGCTTGTGAAAGATGTAACTCCCGTAAAGGCGATCGCACCCTATTTGAGGCTGGTATGCAACTGCGTACCAAACCAAAAGCACCAATCCACCCCGCGATTTCTTTTGCCGAACAGTTTTGGATAGATATGCAAGCAAGCCTGGAATAG